Proteins from a genomic interval of Salvelinus sp. IW2-2015 linkage group LG14, ASM291031v2, whole genome shotgun sequence:
- the LOC111973300 gene encoding uncharacterized protein yields the protein MPELLPTGTGPSLQPAATVSWKDKEKDKEKVLGRRSGGVPHRERRRGAAERAGILPRSEMPAICDLCFHPPLKREQPGRTLTGGNTPKLTHTQAQPQAQVQAGKRLHVYLEETRVSQSGTYTHTKQEVLLTNNTRVKKSISRAKSSKSADLSAKNTSTEERTEQRKVRTCLKAAIGVKCHSNYSXLLGVSLKLHTKTLRAIADTASDTVTVTDRDTDTMGRKNSARRRSRKSSFEDGGGASSQENTPTKTQPAPEISSTSSDNNTPTPGDSTPWRLHPLLL from the coding sequence ATGCCAGAACTTCTACCCACAGGGACCGGCCCCTCTCTGCAGCCAGCAGCCACAGTGAGCTGGAAGGATAAGGAGAAGGACAAGGAGAAGGTCCTAGGGAGGAGGAGTGGTGGAGTGcctcacagagagaggaggaggggagcagcAGAGCGAGCGGGAATCCTGCCCCGGAGTGAAATGCCAGCCATCTGTGATTTGTGCTTTCATCCGCCCCTGAAGAGGGAGCAGCCTGGGAGGACTCTGACCGGCGGGAACACTCCCAAGCTCACACACACCCAGGCCCAGCCTCAAGCCCAAGTCCAGGCAGGCAAGAGGCTGCATGTGTACCTGGAGGAGACAAGGGTGAGCCAGAGCGGAACGTACACCCACACAAAGCAGGAAGTGCTCCTTACTAACAACACCAGGGTGAAGAAAAGTATTTCCAGAGCTAAGTCATCCAAGAGTGCTGATTTGTCAGCAAAGAACACCAGTACAGAGGAGAGGACCGAGCAGCGCAAAGTCAGGACCTGTCTCAAAGCTGCTATCGGCGTAAAATGTCATAGCAATTACAGTSCCCTGCTAGGAGTGTCACTGAAGTTGCACACAAAAACACTGAGGGCTATTGCTGACACAGCCAGTgatacagtcacagtcacagacagagacacagacacgaTGGGGCGTAAGAACTCAGCAAGGAGGCGATCCAGGAAGAGCTCCTTCGAAGACGGAGGAGGAGCCAGTTCTCAGGAGAACACGCCCACCAAAACCCAGCCTGCACCCGAGATCTCATCTACATCCTCAGATAATAACACACCTACACCTGGAGACTCCACCCCCTGGagactccaccccctcctcctctaa